CCGTCGTTCTTTGCCCCCGATCGCCCTTGGTATCGGAGCGCCCTAGAATCTCCTCAAAAACGGGCCTGGACGGTATACGTTTACCGCACGACCAAAAGCCCAGGGTTAGATGCCACTACGGCTTTGGTCAATGCCCAGGGAGACGTATGGGGGGTGATTGGAGTCGGTATTGAGCTGACTCAGCTCTCGCACTATTTGCAGCAGTTAAAGGGTAGCCATGGGGGCGAGGCCTTTATCGTCAACGCTCAGCAAGAGTTGATTGCCTCTACCGACGTGGCCGAAGTGATGCCCGCCCAAGGACAAGATGCCGCTGACCCTCACCTCCAGCAGCTTGAGACCGTAGAAAACTCGTTGCTGAAAATTGCCAGCCAGACCCTGCGGGAGCAGGGGGTTGACTTGGAGGGGTTAAACGAATTACAGCGGTTTTCCTTTAAAGACCCCGCTACAGGGGAGCGCTACTCGATCTCGTTTACCCCCTTAGAACAGCTAGACTGGGTGGTAGGCACGGTCATCCCCGAGTCGAGCTACCTAGTAGAGGTCAACCGCAACAAGCGCACTCTGCTGGGTGTGATCGCTGTTTTTACAGGGCTAACGGCAGGGGCGGCGGTGCTGATGGCCGATCGCCTGATTGCCCGCCCGGTGCTCGGCATTGCTCGAACGGCGGCCGCCATTGAGGCTGAAAAATTTGATCTGGGCCAGCTTGGGGCGATCGCCCGCCGCACTGACGAAATTGGCCAGCTCGCTCGCGTGTTTGACCGCATGGCTCAGCAGGTCTATAGCCGCGAACAAAAGCTGAAGCAGCAGGTGCGCGACCTCCGGATTGAAATCGATGAAACCAAGCGCCAAAAACAGGTGCAAGAAATTGTTGAAACTGACTTTTTCCAAGATTTGGTGGCCAAAGCTCAAGTGCTACGCGATCGCAACAGCAGCAAAGCGATCGCTGCATCTGAAAGCAATAGAGCTGAAGCGGCCGAATCCAGAATTTAGATCAGAGAATTAAGCGCCGTTGACAAAAATAGTCCTCCTTGGCGCGTTGATAAAGTTTGCTCGCTGCTGCTTGGTGATGGCGAGCGATCAAGTCCTGCAACAGAACGTTTGTCGACTCAGGAATCGGCGGATTTGAGCTTTTATCTTTGAAGTAATCGGGGATGCGAAGGTAGAGCAGCATGGTTTTTCTCGGCTGGGTGTTTAGAGCTCGGCAGTTAAGACTAAAAACGCAATTGCTCTGCCAATAGCTAAACCCACGAGGGCTTTTACCCGCAAAACAACACCAGCCTGCTGCGCCTTTTTGGCACTAATAGGCTGCTAGAGATTGTCATTAGCCTGAGCAACTATTCCTGCATAAATTTGGCGACGCACAAGCATCGCGTCTCAACATGCTACAGCGTACTACAAAATACTGCAAATAGGCAAGGCGCGATCGCTTTTAGGACCAAAACCTGCAACTACAGCGATCGGGCATGCCTCTAAAGCTCTGTGCTTCAATGCTTTCAGACTCTCGGCAAAACTCTGATCGAGCGATCGCCCTACGGCGTCAATAACGATAAAGTCTGTTGTCCGTAACTATGAAGCACAGCCACAACATCCTATCGAGCAGGGTGTTGTAGCCGTGACAATGTTGGAGGCTCTAATCTTACGTGGCTTCGATATGAAGGTCTGAGAAATTGTGGAGGGGTTACTACCTGATTGACATGACAGGATAGTTGTAGCTCTCTTTGACAACCAATCCATCTTTCCAAAAGCCAATTGAAAGCTGGTTGCTTTTGTTTTCGATTAACTGATCGCCAACTTTTATCGTGAAGTCGTTGTACCAATTAGAGACAACGACAAAGTCATAATTTTTATCTGCCGAAACAGCAACATCTTGGCTAATCAACCGTGACTGCCTAAACTCGACCAGCATGTCTCTAAAAAATACTTCTCTACCCTGGCGACAAGCTTCTTTACCTGAAGTCACTGTGCCATCTCCCTCGATCATGACAATGTTCTCGGCGTAGTATTTCTCCAAAACCGCCGACGTTTGCAAATTAGCTACCAAGCGATTGATCTCAGCGAGTTCAGTTTGTAGCTCTTCAAGGGTCATAAAGCTTTAGCCTGACACGTTTAGATAAAAGCAGTTTGCTTGGGTAAAACTAGTTCAGAATAGGCAGAACTATTTTGCCGGTTTAACCCAAGCAGTTTAGGTTAACCACAGTTGATCATCATTTGCTATGACTCTCCAGGTTAGGTGTTGCATTGGCCCAATCGGTGCGATCGAGGCGATAAACCGAGCAGTCGTCGTCGCCAAATTGGCGGTGTTCCACAAATTTGAACCCGAGGCGCTCATAGAAGCGGTGGGCGCGGGTGTTGCTGGTCAGCGGGTCAATCAGCACCGCTGTCACTAGCGGATCGGCAAAACAGCGAGCTAGGGCCAACCGCATCATGGTGGTGCCATAGCCTTTGCCCAACTCAGTAGCTTCGCCAATCCAAATGTCGATCGCCCGCAAATTGGCCGGTACGTCGCCCCAGTAGTGGCTGTCTTCCTGGGCGGGATCAATGATTTGAATAAAGCCAATGGGGCGATCGTCAAGCTCGGCTACGAGCTGTTCGCGCCAAGTGGGGGTGCGGGCTAACTCTACCTCCCAACCCCAATCGTCGTTGGGGTCGGCGGCGATCACCTGAGGTTGCTCATCCCAGTGGCGGATCAGGTCTACGTCGCTTAGGGTAGCGGGCCGCAGGGTAATGGTGCTTGACTCAGGCATGGTCGTTACCTGCTGATCAATGTTGGCTAGCCGCCCAACCACTATAGTTTTTGCATACTATTTCGTCAGAAGGCGAAATCAATCTTCAAGGGTGTCAACTCAGGCGGCTGCGAAATTGCCTGATCTGTATTACTGGCGCGGAACCTGGTAGTGCAATTCCACAAAGTTGTGGCCATAGGTTTTGGCTGACAGCAGCTTTAAGGGCGGATCGACCCGCAGCGGAAACAGGGGAGCGCCGCTGCCCAGGGTGACCGAGGCAATTTGGACAACTATTTCATCGAGCAGCCCAGCGTCGTAGAATTGGCCTGCTAGATCGCCGCCGCCGACAATCCACACATTTTTGTCGCCAGCGGCGATCGCCATCTCCTGGTGAAAGGGCTTGACATCGCCGCTGACAAACCGAACATCGGCATTCTCAATCGTCGGCAGCTGGCGCGAGCTGAAGACCCAGGACGGTACTTTGTAGGGCCAGGGCTGGGGGGTCTCTGCCTCAGAGGAAAAATCGTGGTCATAGATCCACTGGTAGGTGGTGGAACCCATGGCGATCGCGCCCACCCCAGCCAAAAAATCGTCAAATGTGTTCGGCTCTAGCTCCCCAAACTGAAATAGCCAGTCGAGGGAGTTGTTTGGGTCGGCGATGAAGCCATCTAAGCTGGTAGCCGTGTAGTAAATGGTGGCCATATCCGATCTCTTGCTCCCTGTATGAAGTCAGGTTTTCGGCGGTCTAGACTACGCTACAAAAGATTTAGGCTGGCGAAGCAGCGGCGGGTCAACTCAAGCCTGGCTGGACCGTCAGAGTCTTGGCGCATGTCAACATTGGTGGCAAACAGGTAGACGTTGTCCCCTCGTTCGAGATAGCCGACGTACCAGCCAATCTGGGGTTGATCGGCCTCCCCTAGGCCAGCCCAGCCGGTCTTGGCCCGCAAGGTATAGTCGGGGGTGCGCTCGGCGATCATAATGTCTTTTACCGTAGCTATTGTCGCCTCAGAAAAAGGCAGTTCGTTACGGTGCAGACGTTGCAAGAACTCGATCTG
The DNA window shown above is from Leptolyngbya subtilissima AS-A7 and carries:
- a CDS encoding dihydrofolate reductase family protein, which encodes MATIYYTATSLDGFIADPNNSLDWLFQFGELEPNTFDDFLAGVGAIAMGSTTYQWIYDHDFSSEAETPQPWPYKVPSWVFSSRQLPTIENADVRFVSGDVKPFHQEMAIAAGDKNVWIVGGGDLAGQFYDAGLLDEIVVQIASVTLGSGAPLFPLRVDPPLKLLSAKTYGHNFVELHYQVPRQ
- a CDS encoding cache domain-containing protein, yielding MPLRFPKPPGLKATLVGAMLLTVGTTAAIVYVPWSLVSKRNIDTIVDQVNQEITLGTSQEVEKLFNNADSAQSLLNSSLGQNLINLTNPKDRELFLLSVLRANPNFTWVQYGEANGDFFGAQRTPDGQMHFHLRDWDEKSQSTTATVNTYNAEAEGFIPVGTETYKMEPSFFAPDRPWYRSALESPQKRAWTVYVYRTTKSPGLDATTALVNAQGDVWGVIGVGIELTQLSHYLQQLKGSHGGEAFIVNAQQELIASTDVAEVMPAQGQDAADPHLQQLETVENSLLKIASQTLREQGVDLEGLNELQRFSFKDPATGERYSISFTPLEQLDWVVGTVIPESSYLVEVNRNKRTLLGVIAVFTGLTAGAAVLMADRLIARPVLGIARTAAAIEAEKFDLGQLGAIARRTDEIGQLARVFDRMAQQVYSREQKLKQQVRDLRIEIDETKRQKQVQEIVETDFFQDLVAKAQVLRDRNSSKAIAASESNRAEAAESRI
- a CDS encoding GNAT family N-acetyltransferase, which translates into the protein MPESSTITLRPATLSDVDLIRHWDEQPQVIAADPNDDWGWEVELARTPTWREQLVAELDDRPIGFIQIIDPAQEDSHYWGDVPANLRAIDIWIGEATELGKGYGTTMMRLALARCFADPLVTAVLIDPLTSNTRAHRFYERLGFKFVEHRQFGDDDCSVYRLDRTDWANATPNLESHSK